Proteins encoded by one window of Halococcus agarilyticus:
- the gvpJ gene encoding gas vesicle protein GvpJ, protein MSERGGGPTRRSDSLADVVEMLLDKGVVINADIAVSVGDTELLGIQLRAALASFETAAEYGLEFPDGTDMRRVEAASDRTPIEEVDDEDDPPPINESGSWLAEPPITSDESDSDTDYDDESPASEPGIGARPRIGGRSRREGDEADGSEDREESENAAEDTDDTEPEATTDGESDDED, encoded by the coding sequence ATGAGTGAGCGCGGCGGCGGTCCGACGCGGCGAAGCGACAGTCTCGCGGACGTGGTCGAGATGTTGCTCGACAAGGGCGTGGTCATCAACGCCGACATCGCGGTCTCGGTGGGTGACACCGAACTCCTCGGGATCCAGCTCCGAGCGGCGCTCGCCTCCTTCGAGACCGCCGCGGAGTACGGCCTCGAGTTCCCCGACGGCACCGACATGCGCCGGGTCGAGGCGGCCTCCGACCGGACCCCGATCGAGGAGGTCGACGACGAGGACGACCCGCCGCCGATCAACGAAAGCGGGTCGTGGCTCGCCGAACCGCCGATCACGAGCGACGAAAGCGATTCGGACACCGACTACGACGACGAGAGTCCCGCCTCGGAACCGGGAATCGGGGCCAGACCGCGGATCGGCGGGCGATCGAGACGGGAGGGCGACGAAGCCGACGGAAGCGAGGACAGGGAGGAAAGCGAGAACGCGGCCGAGGATACCGACGACACTGAACCGGAGGCAACGACCGACGGGGAGAGCGATGACGAAGATTGA
- the gvpH gene encoding gas vesicle protein GvpH produces MSNRDTIGGLIRTALRDALEAAADADEDGRARRTGSVTDGKRRAEYGITVGTIRPGEVPSTTDESRTAALETTDTEYATSVRRVEDGLVVTADLPAIDPEGLAAGVTDDSRTLLIADDDRLLTRVDLPDGGFAVDGASFNNAVLEVYLRPTEDTKQ; encoded by the coding sequence ATGAGTAACAGAGACACGATCGGCGGACTGATCCGAACAGCACTCCGCGACGCGCTCGAAGCGGCTGCCGACGCGGACGAGGACGGGCGCGCGAGGAGAACCGGCAGCGTCACCGACGGCAAGCGGCGTGCGGAGTACGGGATCACGGTCGGGACCATCAGGCCTGGCGAAGTCCCGAGCACCACGGACGAGTCCCGGACGGCCGCCCTCGAAACGACCGACACCGAGTACGCCACGAGCGTCCGGCGCGTCGAGGACGGTCTCGTGGTCACGGCCGATCTGCCGGCGATCGATCCGGAGGGCCTCGCCGCCGGCGTCACCGACGACTCACGGACGCTCCTGATCGCTGACGACGACCGGCTCCTCACCAGGGTCGACCTGCCCGACGGCGGGTTCGCCGTCGACGGCGCGTCGTTCAACAACGCGGTTCTCGAAGTGTACCTCCGCCCCACCGAGGATACGAAACAATGA
- the gvpG gene encoding gas vesicle protein GvpG: MFVVDDLLVRPFVSLINVVHAMAIEELYDVEAIRDDIKENRLLFEVGERSREEYEERRTDLERQLDVAEQARENLQGKVEIKR, from the coding sequence ATGTTCGTCGTCGACGACCTCCTCGTGCGGCCGTTCGTCTCCCTCATCAACGTGGTTCACGCGATGGCGATCGAGGAGCTGTACGACGTCGAGGCGATCCGCGACGACATCAAGGAGAACCGGCTGCTGTTCGAGGTCGGCGAGCGCTCGCGCGAGGAGTACGAGGAGCGCCGCACCGACCTCGAACGTCAGCTCGATGTGGCCGAACAGGCACGCGAGAACCTCCAGGGGAAAGTCGAGATCAAACGATGA
- a CDS encoding GvpL/GvpF family gas vesicle protein yields MASTHLYTYGITDDADVAFETDGVDGATDVYAVEHGSLAAVVSDSETMEPDRSDENLRAHDDVLQELLYRDGGRTVVPMQFGMVFKNARALKGVLRGGRRAFRKALNDVEGRVELGLKILADEGATVDRESIVASVTERLEPVSVSEAENGLFSDRLVLNRSYLVERDDRAAFDEAVDGIIDEYGETFTVQYTGPWAPYSFVDIEIGAQR; encoded by the coding sequence ATGGCAAGCACACACCTCTACACGTACGGGATCACCGACGACGCGGACGTCGCGTTCGAGACCGATGGCGTCGACGGTGCGACCGACGTGTACGCGGTCGAGCACGGTAGCCTCGCGGCGGTCGTGAGCGACAGCGAGACGATGGAGCCGGACCGAAGCGACGAGAACCTCCGGGCGCACGACGACGTGCTGCAGGAGTTGCTGTACCGTGACGGCGGCCGGACGGTGGTCCCGATGCAGTTCGGGATGGTGTTCAAGAACGCCCGCGCGCTGAAGGGCGTGCTCCGTGGCGGCCGGCGGGCGTTCCGGAAGGCGCTGAACGACGTCGAGGGGCGGGTCGAGCTGGGGCTCAAGATCCTCGCCGACGAGGGCGCGACGGTCGACCGGGAGTCGATCGTGGCGTCGGTCACGGAGCGACTCGAACCGGTGAGCGTGAGCGAGGCCGAGAACGGACTGTTCAGCGACCGACTCGTACTGAACCGATCGTACCTCGTCGAGCGCGACGACCGAGCGGCGTTCGACGAGGCGGTCGACGGGATCATCGACGAGTACGGCGAGACCTTTACCGTCCAGTACACCGGCCCGTGGGCACCGTACAGCTTCGTCGACATCGAGATCGGGGCGCAGCGGTGA
- the gvpA gene encoding gas vesicle protein GvpA, with translation MASERPSTASLAEVVDRILDKGIVIDIWARVSVVGIEILTVEARVVAASVDTFLHYSKEISKLEMASQSGDLEDLQNLELGTSPMTQPEPDEPEVHIEETDEEEEQEQEAEQ, from the coding sequence ATGGCAAGTGAACGACCGAGTACGGCAAGCCTCGCTGAAGTGGTCGACCGCATCCTCGACAAGGGGATCGTCATCGACATCTGGGCGCGGGTGTCGGTCGTCGGGATCGAGATCCTGACTGTGGAGGCGCGGGTGGTCGCCGCGTCGGTGGACACCTTCCTCCACTACAGCAAGGAGATATCGAAGTTGGAGATGGCGAGCCAGTCCGGCGACCTCGAGGACCTCCAGAACCTCGAGCTCGGCACCTCGCCGATGACACAGCCCGAACCCGACGAGCCGGAAGTCCACATCGAGGAGACGGACGAGGAAGAAGAACAAGAACAGGAAGCCGAGCAGTAA
- the gvpO gene encoding gas vesicle protein GvpO, translated as MADLDPTEHTIDELDDELESVDDPERLRDIHDAETDGEDRTGATELIEERLAAVQEELDRREAEGQNGDDEGASEAADETTEESSGSGGVGIIDVRNQVRSVAADLIGRPLDGITEVRADDDGWYTTVEVIERNSIPDTQDILGRYEIDLDADANVVGYRRLRRYRRGDTDDEAVE; from the coding sequence ATGGCCGACCTCGACCCGACGGAACACACGATCGACGAACTGGACGACGAACTCGAATCGGTCGACGACCCCGAGCGGCTCCGCGATATCCACGACGCCGAAACCGACGGCGAGGACCGAACCGGGGCCACCGAGCTGATCGAGGAGCGCCTCGCAGCGGTACAGGAGGAACTCGACCGTCGCGAGGCCGAGGGGCAGAACGGTGACGATGAGGGCGCGAGCGAGGCCGCCGACGAAACGACCGAAGAAAGCTCGGGATCGGGTGGGGTCGGCATCATCGACGTCCGCAACCAGGTCCGGAGCGTGGCGGCCGACCTGATCGGCCGGCCGCTCGACGGGATCACCGAGGTTCGGGCGGACGACGACGGCTGGTACACCACGGTCGAGGTGATCGAGCGCAACTCGATCCCGGACACCCAGGACATCCTCGGGCGGTACGAGATCGACCTCGACGCCGACGCCAACGTCGTCGGCTACCGCCGGCTCCGACGGTATCGGCGGGGCGACACGGACGACGAGGCCGTCGAATAG